In Mercurialis annua linkage group LG5, ddMerAnnu1.2, whole genome shotgun sequence, a single genomic region encodes these proteins:
- the LOC126682534 gene encoding GDSL esterase/lipase 7-like: MAIIFLLVIFQLARFVCSAPLAPAFYIFGDSLSDNGNNNFLQTEAKADYSPYGEIFPSGATGRFSNGRNVADFIAEFLNLSYPPPSLSVNASSSITGVNYASGACGILPKTGIVLGKCLSLEEQLRKFEIREKSKLVKQFRNRNETTNFLSNSIFLFSTGSNDYLGHYLDTAHFNTSKQFSPQQYAELLVYKLSLAIKRVYKFGGRKFITSELGPLGCIPAIAKVVPHKGNCIEEINQLIIFFNENLAIAVQKLTTFLPGSKFVHVRSHALSYDAIVNPSTYGLKDTSNTCCDALNNGTSGCIRGKPSCPNPEQFYFFDAFHPTEVSYSLIASRCINDSSICSPTLEEFVKM, translated from the exons ATGGCAATTATTTTTTTGCTAGTTATATTTCAATTAGCTAGGTTTGTTTGTAGTGCACCATTGGCTCcagcattttatatttttggtgaCTCTTTATCTGATAatggaaataataatttcttGCAAACCGAAGCTAAGGCGGACTATAGCCCCTACGGTGAGATATTTCCGTCGGGAGCTACAGGAAGATTTTCTAATGGCAGAAATGTTGCTGATTTTATag CGGAATTTCTTAACTTGTCGTATCCTCCTCCAAGCTTGAGCGTAAACGCTTCGAGTTCGATTACGGGTGTGAATTACGCATCCGGGGCATGTGGGATTCTTCCTAAAACCGGAATTGTTTTG GGAAAATGTTTGAGTTTAGAAGAACAGCTACGTAAATTTGAAATTAGGGAAAAATCAAAGCTGGTGAAACAATTCAGAAACAGAAATGAAACAACAAATTTTTTGTcaaattctatatttttattttctacagGAAGCAATGATTATCTTGGGCACTATCTTGATACTGCACATTTTAATACAAGCAAGCAATTTTCTCCCCAACAATATGCTGAGCTTCTTGTTTATAAATTATCTCTGGCTATTAAG AGAGTATACAAATTCGGCGGTAGAAAGTTCATTACATCCGAACTTGGTCCTCTTGGATGCATCCCAGCAATTGCAAAAGTAGTTCCTCACAAGGGAAATTGTATAGAAGAAATTAACCAATTAATCATATTCTTCAACGAAAACTTAGCTATAGCTGTTCAAAAGTTGACAACATTTCTCCCCGGCTCGAAATTTGTTCATGTCCGTAGTCACGCCCTAAGCTACGATGCTATCGTAAATCCTTCCACATACG GTTTAAAAGATACAAGTAATACTTGTTGCGACGCGTTAAATAATGGAACTTCTGGGTGCATTCGAGGGAAACCATCGTGCCCTAATCCGGAACAATTTTACTTTTTCGATGCATTTCATCCTACGGAAGTTTCATATTCACTGATAGCATCTCGTTGCATCAATGATAGTTCAATTTGTTCTCCTACCCTTGAAGAATTTGTGAAAATGTAA
- the LOC126679933 gene encoding ABC transporter G family member 29-like: MDDHVRKTRNSSTRSSWSMEGGFPGFRQSKRSNYGGEDDDEEALKWAAIEKLPTYDRLRTSIMQSFEENNNETVVLGHKEVDVRKLDVNDKQKFISTVFKVAEEDNETFLKKFRQRIDRVGIKLPTVEVRFENLSVEANCYIGSRALPSLLNSVKNSAESCLAMLGISFAKKTKLKILRDASGIIKPSRMALLLGPPSSGKTTLLLALAGKLDPSLEVQGDITYNGHRLNEFVPRKTSAYISQNDVHVGVMTVKETFDFSARCQGVGTRFDLLAELARREKNAGIRPEAEVDLFMKATAMKGIDNNLFTDYTLKILGLDICKDTIVGDEMLRGISGGQKKRVTTGEMIVGPTKTLFMDEISTGLDSSTTYQIVKCLQQIVHLTEGTILMSLLQPAPETFDLFDDIIFLSEGQIVYQGPRDHVLQFFESCGFRCPERKGTADFLQEVTSKKDQEQYWAEKNIPYRYISVPEFVQKFKKFHIGINLNTQLSTPFNKSQSHKASLVFTKYSVSNTELLKACWDKEWLMIKRNAFVYISKAIQLIIVAVIASTVFLRTKMDSKNEEDGELYIGALTFSVIHNMFNGYAELSLMISRLPVFYKQRDLLFHPAWTFTIPTLLLRVPISILESIVWVIIAYFTIGYVPEAGRFFKQLVLVFLIQQMAAAIFRLIAGLCRTMIIANTGGALILLLIFMLGGFILPKGQIPRGWAWAYWLSPITYGHNAIAVNEMFSSRWMNKLASDNVTRLGIAVLNNFDIPADEDWYWIGAVALLGFTIVFNVLFTFTLMFLSPPGKKQAIISEEMESDQDEPAVRRTDSFSRALSFSDGRNSREMAFHTNSGQPDRSEVSRNGSRANGVTARKGMVLPFTPLAMSFDSMDYYVDMPSEMKNQGVAENRLQLLRNVTGTFRPGILTALMGVSGAGKTTLMDVLAGRKTGGYIEGDIRISGFTKKQTTFARISGYCEQNDIHSPQVTVKESLIYSAFLRLPVEVGKEEKMSFVDEVMQLVELENLKDAIVGLPGVTGLSTEQRKRLTIAVELVANPSIIFMDEPTSGLDARAAAIVMRTVRNTVDTGRTVVCTIHQPSIDIFEAFDELLLMKRGGQVIYLGPLGRNSHKIIEYFEAIPGVPKIKEKYNPATWMLEVSSISAEVQLGIDFAEHYRSSALFERNKALVKELSTPPPGASDLYFASKYSESTWGQFKSCIWKQWWTYWRSPDYNLVRFFFTLIAALVVGTIFWKVGAKRESANDLTVIIGAMYAAIFFIGVNNCSTVQPIVTIERSVFYREIAAGMYSALPYALAQVICELPYILVQTTYYTLIVYAMVAFEWTAAKFFWFYFISFFSFLYFTYYGMMTASLSPNLQVAAIFAAAFYALFNLFSGFFIPRPKIPKWWVWYYWICPVAWTVYGLIVSQYRDVEDTIKAPGIVPDPTIKWYIQEHFGYDPDFMGPVAGVLIAFTIFFAFMFAFCIRFLNFQTR; the protein is encoded by the exons ATGGATGATCATGTCCGGAAAACAAGAAACAGTAGCACCCGAAGCAGTTGGAGCATGGAAGGCGGATTTCCAGGGTTCAGACAATCAAAAAGAAGTAATTATGGCGGTGAAGATGACGATGAAGAAGCTCTAAAATGGGCAGCTATAGAGAAATTACCAACTTATGACAGATTAAGAACAAGTATCATGCAATCTTTTGAAGAAAATAACAATGAAACAGTAGTGTTAGGACATAAAGAAGTTGATGTAAGAAAACTTGATGTTAATGATAAGCAAAAGTTTATTAGTACCGTGTTTAAGGTTGCTGAGGAAGATAATGAGACGTTCTTGAAAAAATTCAGACAAAGAATTGACAG gGTGGGAATTAAGCTTCCGACAGTGGAGGTTAGATTTGAGAATTTGAGTGTGGAAGCAAATTGCTATATTGGGAGCAGAGCTCTGCCGAGTCTTTTAAATTCTGTGAAAAATTCAGCAGAGTCATGTCTTGCTATGCTTGGAATTAGTTTTGCCAAGAAAACAAAACTTAAAATTCTTAGAGATGCATCTGGGATTATTAAACCATCCAG GATGGCACTATTACTAGGACCACCGTCGTCAGGAAAAACGACATTGTTGCTAGCACTTGCCGGAAAGTTGGACCCAAGCCTAGAG gtACAAGGAGATATAACATATAATGGACACAGGCTCAATGAGTTTGTACCACGTAAGACATCAGCTTATATTAGTCAAAATGATGTTCACGTTGGAGTCATGACTGTCAAAGAAACCTTTGATTTTTCTGCTAGATGTCAAGGGGTTGGAACTCGATTCG ATCTCCTTGCTGAGCTTgcaagaagagaaaagaatgcAGGGATACGCCCAGAAGCAGAAGTGGACCTTTTTATGAAG GCAACTGCAATGAAAGGAATTGATAACAATCTCTTTACAGACTACACTCTCAaa aTACTAGGGCTTGATATATGCAAGGACACAATTGTCGGAGATGAAATGCTTCGAGGGATTTCCGGTGGTCAGAAGAAAAGAGTAACAACAG GAGAGATGATTGTTGGGCCAACAAAAACACTATTCATGGATGAGATATCAACGGGTCTAGATAGCTCCACAACGTACCAAATAGTGAAGTGCCTGCAGCAGATTGTACACCTCACAGAAGGCACAATATTAATGTCCCTACTGCAGCCGGCTCCTGAGACGTTCGATCTGTTTGATGACATCATTTTCTTATCGGAGGGTCAGATTGTTTATCAGGGCCCGCGAGATCATGTCCTTCAATTCTTTGAAAGCTGTGGGTTCCGCTGCCCTGAGAGGAAGGGCACAGCTGATTTCTTGCAAGAG GTGACTTCAAAGAAAGACCAGGAGCAATACTGGGCAGAAAAAAACATACCATACAGATACATATCAGTCCCTGAATTTgtccaaaagttcaaaaaattcCACATTGGCATAAATCTGAACACCCAACTCTCAACTCCATTCAACAAGTCTCAAAGCCACAAAGCATCATTAGTATTCACAAAATACTCAGTCTCCAACACAGAATTACTCAAAGCTTGTTGGGACAAAGAATGGCTAATGATCAAACGAAATGCATTCGTATACATTTCGAAAGCAATTCAGCTGATCATAGTAGCGGTTATAGCTTCGACCGTGTTTTTAAGGACGAAAATGGACtcgaaaaatgaagaagatggtgaaTTGTACATTGGTGCATTGACTTTTAGTGTCATACATAATATGTTCAATGGTTACGCTGAGCTTTCGCTAATGATTTCGAGGCTTCCGGTTTTTTACAAGCAAAGGGATCTTTTGTTTCATCCTGCTTGGACTTTTACTATTCCTACTTTGCTCCTTAGAGTTCCTATTTCTATTTTGGAGTCCATTGTTTGGGTTATTATTGCTTATTTCACCATTGGATATGTTCCTGAAGCTGGCAG GTTTTTCAAGCAACTGGTACTGGTATTTCTGATACAGCAAATGGCAGCTGCCATTTTCAGACTCATTGCCGGACTGTGCCGGACTATGATCATTGCCAACACAGGCGGCGCGTTAATTCTCCTGCTAATTTTCATGCTTGGGGGGTTCATTCTACCTAAAG GTCAAATTCCAAGAGGATGGGCATGGGCGTACTGGCTTTCGCCTATAACATACGGTCATAACGCCATTGCTGTCAATGAAATGTTCTCTTCAAGGTGGATGAATAAACTG GCATCAGACAATGTTACCAGGCTTGGGATAGCAGTGCTCAACAATTTTGATATACCTGCTGATGAAGATTGGTATTGGATTGGGGCTGTTGCTCTTTTAGGGTTTACAATTGTCTTCAATGTTCTGTTTACCTTCACTCTTATGTTCTTAAGCC CTCCTGGAAAGAAACAAGCAATAATCTCTGAGGAAATGGAGAGCGACCAGGATGAACCGGCAGTAAGAAGAACAGACTCATTTTCTCGAGCACTGTCGTTTTCTGATGGAAGGAATTCAA GGGAGATGGCGTTCCATACGAATAGTGGCCAACCCGATCGCAGTGAAGTGAGTAGAAATGGTAGTAGGGCTAATGGCGTTACTGCCAGAAAAGGAATGGTTCTGCCTTTCACTCCTCTAGCAATGTCATTTGACAGTATGGATTATTATGTAGACATGCCCTCT GAAATGAAGAATCAAGGAGTTGCAGAAAACAGGCTGCAACTACTTCGCAACGTAACAGGCACATTTAGGCCTGGAATCCTGACAGCACTTATGGGAGTAAGTGGAGCAGGAAAAACAACATTGATGGATGTTTTGGCAGGAAGAAAGACGGGTGGATATATCGAAGGCGATATCAGAATTTCAGGGTTCACCAAGAAGCAAACAACATTTGCAAGAATTTCAGGATACTGTGAACAGAATGATATCCACTCACCTCAAGTCACAGTCAAAGAATCCTTAATTTACTCGGCTTTTCTTCGCCTACCCGTAGAAGTCGGCAAAGAGGAGAAAATG AGCTTTGTAGATGAAGTGATGCAATTGGTAGAGCTAGAAAATCTAAAAGATGCCATAGTTGGGCTTCCAGGAGTGACAGGATTATCAACAGAGCAACGAAAAAGGTTAACAATCGCGGTGGAGCTTGTCGCTAATCCTTCAATCATTTTCATGGATGAACCAACTTCAGGACTTGATGCAAGAGCAGCAGCAATAGTAATGAGGACAGTCAGAAACACAGTCGATACTGGAAGAACTGTCGTCTGCACGATCCATCAGCCTAGTATCGACATCTTTGAAGCCTTCGACGAGTTGCTACTAATGAAGAGAGGAGGACAGGTTATCTACTTAGGACCACTTGGTCGAAATTCACACAAGATCATCGAATATTTCGAA GCAATTCCTGGTGTTCCGAAAATCAAAGAGAAATACAATCCAGCAACATGGATGCTGGAAGTGAGTTCCATATCAGCAGAAGTCCAACTCGGAATTGACTTTGCAGAACACTACAGATCGTCAGCCTTATTCGA GAGAAATAAGGCTTTAGTGAAGGAGCTAAGCACACCCCCACCAGGAGCAAGCGACTTATATTTTGCGTCAAAATATTCCGAGTCGACATGGGGCCAATTCAAATCTTGTATTTGGAAGCAATGGTGGACTTACTGGAGAAGTCCTGATTACAATCTTGTCAGATTTTTCTTCACCTTAATTGCTGCTCTTGTTGTTGGAACTATATTTTGGAAAGTTGGAGCCAAAAG GGAAAGTGCAAATGACCTGACTGTGATTATTGGAGCAATGTATGCTGCAATCTTTTTCATTGGTGTTAACAATTGTTCAACAGTCCAACCAATAGTAACAATAGAAAGAAGTGTATTTTATCGAGAAATAGCGGCCGGGATGTATTCTGCATTACCTTACGCTCTTGCTCAG gtAATTTGTGAATTACCATATATACTAGTTCAGACAACATATTATACACTGATAGTGTATGCAATGGTAGCATTTGAATGGACAGCAGCAAAATTCTtctggttttattttatatctttCTTCTCATTCCTCTACTTCACATATTACGGAATGATGACCGCTTCACTTTCTCCGAATCTGCAAGTAGCGGCCATTTTCGCAGCTGCATTTTACGCACTTTTCAATCTTTTCTCAGGATTCTTCATTCCTAGACCG aAAATTCCTAAGTGGTGGGTATGGTACTATTGGATATGCCCTGTGGCATGGACAGTGTATGGTCTAATTGTTTCACAATATAGAGATGTGGAAGACACCATTAAAGCACCTGGAATTGTGCCTGATCCTACAATTAAGTGGTACATTCAGGAACATTTTGGTTATGATCCTGATTTTATGGGACCAGTAGCTGGAGTTTTGATTGCTTTCACCATTTTCTTTGCATTTATGTTTGCTTTTTGCATAAGATTTCTCAACTTCCAAACCAGGTAG
- the LOC126682615 gene encoding uncharacterized protein LOC126682615: MSSSSDDFLSGFQVDLDVPMGGPDVPVANVIPGDIVVDGAPVDIPLASAEVALPEVIVINDDDGDDLAVPVGDEAIPSLLPPLASSIVSGGVGGVALEGPVVADSGEISLGRDPDSPSRKRRRVVNDSPTRESFPGSSSSAPDLVRWVEGQDPASLLNPRVLAEYIRTLAIPDDVTWFCGRPGQELSDLACFHGFSALQSVLVLNDRRQCAEEEVERLSALLATSESERAKLKASLEEHDSLLAQLKAQDAINDRQVKVIEKKTDDLTQEIEELIRINSLVGGERDSLRSEVEGLHIRLLDTKAFYSALISEYRLAIGKKLLEQNPNIDLSGVNGLDPQAIARDLLVKISKDRV, translated from the exons atgtcttcttcttctgacgatttcctttccggatttcaagtagatttggacgttccgatgggtggtcctgacgttcctGTCGCCAACGttattcctggcgacattgTCGTGGATGGAGCTCCTGTTGATATCCCCCTAGCTTCCGCCGAGGTAGCGTTGCCTGAGGTTATTGTTataaatgatgatgatggtgatgactTGGCTGTTCCAGTCGGCGACGAGGCGATTCCGTCACtacttccccctctagcatcatctatcgtttcggggggagttgggggtgtggccttagaggggcctgttgttgctgattcgggggagatttctctaggtcgagacccggattctccgtctagaaaAAGACGTCGAGTTGTCAATGATTCTCCTAcgagggagagttttcctggaagctcttcttctgctccagacttggttcgatgggtcgaaggtcaggatcctgccagtttgctgaatccgagagtgctagcggaatatatccggactttggcgattcctgatgatgtcacgtggttctgtggtaggccgggtcaggagctttccgatctggcttgttttcatggtttctct gcccttcaatctgttctggtattgaacgaccgccgacagtgtgccgaggaggaggtcgagcgtctgtctgctcttttggcgacttccgagtctgaaagggcgaaattgaaggcctctttggaagagcatgattcccttctggcgcagctcaaggcgcaggatgcgattaatgatcgccaagtgaaagtgattgagaaaaagaccgatgacttgactcaagagatcgaggagctcattcggatcaattcccttgttggtggggagagggatagtcttagatcggaggttgaaggtcttcacatccgtctgctagatacgaaggctttttactctgccctgataagcgagtatcgccttgcgattgggaagaagcttctggagcagaatcccaatattgatctttctggggtcaacgggttggatccccaggccatcgcccgTGATCTCCTCGTCAAGATTTCTAAAGACCGTGTTTAG